ttttttcttcctttaatCGTAGAACCAACACACAAGCAAGAAATTTTACAACAAAACacgatttcaaaattttcttttattttttttttccctaATTCTAAATCAGTCAAGTAATGGAACATGGtgaacaaaaaaaactttaaactaattaacaaaaacagctacagtttttcaaacataaaacataccttatcataaattcaaaccatgaagaaaaagaaaagaagtttgGACACAAAAATTATGATTCTCAAGCACATGCATTTAGAACACTCTTCTCACCCTCTAAGCATTCTCAAATACTTATTTAACATGTTCATCATATTTAGGAGCTACCAGAAACAACACAAACCGAACTACTAAACATGCACACCCAAGATTTCAAGAATATTTAAAGTTCATTTTTTTCGTTTCAGTTCATTCCATGCTTTCCCTTTTACTTAAGATTATCACATAGTGTATACATCAATAGACTAAAACATGAGATCGAAATAGGGATAGATAGAACATACAGAAAGGAAGCTTCTCATTCAATcgtctttttaaaatttactaaGTTACATCATCAATTTGTATAAGTTAGAGCTAGGCTTATAGGACTTACAACTTATATAGGGAAGATGTCTCGATTGATTCCTTAATCAACGGAGACTTCTAGCTCCAGTATTCAAAACCAACCCAATAGAGTTCTTCACCTCTTTTGACCGAATCGTCTTCCCCCCTCttttctctatttattttttttccatccCCCTCTTGTCTATTCtatcttgtttttcttttgtaaGCAGTCATTCCTCTCTATTTTATGGTTTTGCCCCCCTTTGTTCTCCAAAATCTTCATTCTACTCTTTCTAGTCTTTCTAGATAGTTCAAACCTAGTGCTCCTCGTGTTTTAGAGATTATTTTACCTTTTtataaacactaaaattttacacattcaatttataattttaaaaataattattttagaataatcaaaatcaaaataattaacttcaaaatcaatacctaattaaataattaattgaattaattattataataattaaatcttaaactaattaagaataatggtcaaagaaaataaataaaattatttgggataaatgttttaCCCATtgtatctcaaattaattttagaaaaatcaatgggattaaaataaataatttaggataaatattgtatctattttatctcaaataaattatttattgaacccaaaaatatacagaaataaaacaaattgacaaaataaatgtcatatttattttaaacattttgtgtattttaaaatcttaaaataaagcAAAAAAGGTGacagaaaaatcaatttcaaataaactcttaaagttttaaataaaaataaaatttgcaatcgggtgtagccgataTTCGGAAGAATGGCTACAGCCGAGACCGCGACCTTTAGATAGGcgttggattttcatccaacgcccaaGAACACGATGCGTCGCTCGCTGCAACAGAGAAGACGCACACGCAAAACAACAAAGCAACAAACGGGTGCTCCAACGTTGTCTCCTCCAATGCAGACAGAACACTCCGCGTCTGCGTATTCGCCCAAAACAATGTTGTTTCGCCTAGGATCTTCGTCTTCATCGCGACACCAGGAGGGTAATTAAGAACAATAGCCATCTTTGAATTTTCAAAGATGAAACTCTATCATTTCTTGACCATTTGGGCTGATTCAAAAGATGAAAGGATCACCatacttcggtgatcattttcCCTACATCTAGGATTGTAATTACGACCTACATCGACAACTGTccggaagaacaaccaaaacactATTGATGACGTTTGACTAATTGAGGCCAACTTGATCCTTAAACCGACTTGagaaggctataaatagcctcccttgATGATTCCGAAAAAAAAAGATAACCTCTAAAGCCCTCAATTAGAAGATTTCAGAAATCCGCCATTGAAGCTCTAAGtttctgatttttcaaaattttcgtATCAGGCCTTAAAGCTCGAATTCAGGCATCCAGGCCaataaggtctaaggagtgttttccaatccttggtaaacttccaatcatcctctaattcaatattttagtttgaaattaaaatttttatatttcagttttcataagtttgtatacTCACTGGTTGTTGGATTTCTTGATTGAAAAACGATCATATAATCGTTTATAAGTTTTATGTGAAAGCTAGAATCAATCAAtcgatttaaaacaaaaaactcaaatttaaatttagaaaatcaaaaatcGAGTTTTATGTTCTTGAGCAAATCCTCAATAATAGTAGCCCataaagcttcccaacatgtttctaatgatgttgggcacctatttagatcatgtttgatcaatcccgatcatgtttgatcaaaattaaaaatttcaaaataaatgaaaattttatgttcttgaattggtcaaaacgaacaatcAATGTTCATGTTTTTGCACCAATCAATCATATAAAGTATAAGAAAGCTATTGGAAAGCTCCTCACACTTCATTACATcttaaaaaccaaaaactcGATTTTGGTCCCTAAATTGTTTTGATGAAATCGAACATCATCCAGGTTGAATCAAACCTTGAGATGATGTTCATGATATTCCTGTAAGTTTTGTGAAGGTACCCAAGCCCATAGATCAAAGGATCCAGGCCTTAAGAAAAACTGCAAAATCTGtagttttgatgttcttgacgaTCGATAGGTCCGATCAAGACCGAGGATTTTTGgtaatgaatgaaaattttcGCTCAAGACTGTGAAGTCCGGCCGAGGCTTTTCagccaggaccgagagatccgaccaaGGTTTTTCAACAAGGACCGTgaggtccgaccgaggactTTTACATCTAACCGAGAAATCGAACTTATGACTGAGTCTCACACCCGATCGAGAACTCTCGAACCTAGGACTGATGGCTTCCACACCCCGACCGAGAACCTTGACCCTAACTGAGAATCTTGACCCCGACCGAGGGACTCCCGATCTAGGAACGATGACTTTTAGCCACGACCGATAAAAACACACCCAAGACCGATGTCACTGGtcttaaggcctatttggttgcatttttcaatttccaaaattgtttttttaatttgggacTTCAAACAATTTTCTATAAATcctgaaaaaatataaaaacgatttcaaaATATCTTTGGTATGggcttgtttgagatttatttttaaacctaaTGTCTTTTAAACAAATGTTATTCATGTATATTCCTCCCTAGtcgtcatcatcaacaacatgtaccatcatttaaatattgttgttacaatttttaaatacacgAAAACGTGTGCATGTGTAGGATCAGAAGAATaaatggttaaataaaacgttatacaacaaattttcaaaagtcaagacCTTAcaaagtagagaccattttaaAATAGGTATAGAGGATGAAGCGCGGAAGCTCTTTCTCAAATATCACCAAGGACagatctatgtaggggctccccgatttttatttttattttacggttcaaatttgattatacccgctaatttcttaaaaattttcaatatatttcaatgcttgtttatctaattattaaaaaataaacggtaaaacttacttttatccACTAGTTTTATTTGGAATTTTCACGTTATATTTTTAAGCCCatcttaaactttttttaagcccaccccaaCTCTATTTTCTGGGTCCGTCTctgagtatcaccaaatttCGTACTAAATGAAACTTTAgtgaaaatatgtttgtacacgtataccttttattgattttaaaaatgaattgactactcatttataaataaataatctattaaattaattatttttaattaatttgaaaacatattttacaaaattatttttataattaattttaaagcggttaagatttatttaaaatctttaaaaataatattttatttaaaaaaaaaattgagacgTAAATCgatattaaaatttctcaatttttttttatacttttatattgaACAATTTGGTTATTTGGTTAGCAGGTTGGAAAtcaaatcattagaagaaaaGGGAAATTGTTTGCCTGCCCTGATTTGGATGAAATCCTCCACAAAAAAGTTCCTATTGTTTCGTTTGAACACTTGTCAATGCCTTGTTTGATGttagtaaatatatttatatatttttaacctgTAAAAACAAactacaaattaattaaggggTAATTAAGTAgataaagtaatttaaaatctcatttaatttgtcggttttatttattattttatttaaatagatttaaatttaattatgagtaatgatagagagcggTAAAAATCTAAGTGGACTGAAAATTTAATAGAAGAgataattttcagatttttaatCCACTTAGAATGTGACACATCATTCCTCAAGATTTTTCCCgctccctatcattactctttaatTATGCACTTAATAGGGTAAGTAAAATGTGAATGTCtaccataattaatttaaaaccctttaattataataatttaatgagtaataaaaatgattaaaattatcttttctTAAATGATAGAAGATCTTGAGGAGGACCTAATTTTTCATCTTGGATATTGCTTCTTTTGACTACGATTATTTTTCTGTATACCCGATGCTTGAATTAAGAAATAAGTATTTTATTACCAGTTGTCATCCctatattaatgatattatcatatttttctcCATAATATAACCTTGAAAACGTcaatatgattaattaaatatgtattaaaatataaataattaattataaaatatattaaataataagttataatattaataaaaatattaaatattaataaaaaattgatttaaataataaattagattaattttcgaaagaataaaccaaataaattagtttaaaaattgtcAACAAAGTTATATCCAAAACAACCCAAAACTTGACATCAACGAAAGGTGATGgattaaaaatcttattttcttgTGGATCATATTAACGTAGAATAGTCATCTAACAATAAAAATCGATAAATGGTCATTGTATCGGTCGGAAACTTGATAAATTTGCTCAATTAGATCAATGATTTTGtagtttgtattttaattttcctGCATCCCCTTTATAATTCATTTCTTCACTTGTTCTTTTAtcgttatattttaaaactcatttttattaattttagctggattatttaaaaaaaatatcaattcaactgattatatgaaaattggctaaaatatattttttttaaattattattttgagttatgcttaagataactttattaataaaaaataatattttacacaGATATCTTacttaattatgttattattatttataaatactacAATTAACATGttacattatttataaagaaatcaactatatgatattttaattaaaaaaaatctcgcTTAAATACCAAAATCActactttaatttaaagttaaGAATCTTTTAGTTAAATGTGGATGAACAATTGAACTTTATTCCGTTTATCTTTTGGTAGGTCATTTTACTTGAAAAAAATTGTACAACATTTAGTGATCGTACGCGTTTAATTAGATATGAATCAAGATTTAAAGTTTAAGTgggattaattttttttagaaaaatttaggAATGAAATTGGTAGACTAAcgtatatttatacatatttttgaaaattaaaaaataaatattgaattaaagtaaaaaaattagagGTTGTGTCGCATTTTTAacgtaaaaacaaaaaatattagattttctttttttaggcTTGAACCCACTCAGGCCTAACGTAGATCCGTCAATGAgtttaatacaattaaaaatgtttcatTGAGTAGATGTTTCGTTTTCTCGAATATATatgttagttaaaattttatttttttattgtttttttttcttggaCAATTGATGAACATTTTTGTATCATGTTATTTTCTAATACTATTTTTgtccatatttttttaatgattttgtcATTAGCTTAAACCATTATCATTCCCCTATTTTgcatgaattatttaaaaattgtaaaaaaaaatgttatcaaaTGATTTTAAACAAAAAGATTCCaataaaacagttaaaaaactatccaaatatattttatttttggtcatAAAAAACAGTTGAAAACGCGGAATCTGAAATAGCcatccttcttcatcttcttcctcccagtttctctctctttctctctcactacaacaggtaaatatataaatatatatattaatgttctGACCTGGTCTTTGAATAGGTCTCCCGCGTCATCACCGTTCGATTAGTTCAAAATCTACCCACTCCATTTCTCCCATTCCATGTCTTCATCTTTTCAACCCTACTTATCCCCTTCATCAAAACCCCCCATTCTCACCATCTCTCCTTTTCCATTTCCAATTCCATTCTTTCCATCACCATGCCCTCAATCTCTCTCTTTTCCATCATCTTCCTCCTCCCTCTTCTCAACCCTGTCATCTCTCAAAACCCTCAACCCCCCGCATGTAAGCTTCCatcccctctctctctctctctctctcacgtTTCGATTCATCTTATTTAATCATATCTCCAATGTTTGACTTTCAGGGACATTGATTGATTGCGGCTCAAATGTCTCATCTTTAATCGGCGATCGTCAATGGGTTTCGGATACGGCGTTTGTCTCTACAGGAACTTCTAAAATCTTAGAAACTCCTATGAACGATGTGGTTTTATCCACCGCGAGGACTTTTCCTCTTAGGGGAAACGTTAACAGGAAGTTTTGCTATGAGGTGCCTGTTATTCGTACGAGGAAGTATCTTGTCCGAACTACCTTTTTCTATGGTCAAATTAACGGAAATGGGTTCCCGCCGGTTTTTGATCAGATAGTTGACGGGACTTTTTGGAGTTCAGTGAATACCACGGAGGATTATTTGAACCATTTGGCTTCCTATTATGAGGGAATCTTTGTTGCTGGAGGGAAGAATATGAGTGTATGTTTAGCTGCGAATAATCTCACCGATTCTGATCCGTTTATTTCGGCATTGGAGCTTATTCCTCTTGGAGATTCGTTGTACAATTCGACAGATTTTGGAAGTTTTGGTTTGAGATTGGTTGCAAGACACAGTTTTGGGTTTAATGGACCATTAATTCGGTACGTTTTCTGTCTAGGGCAAACTAAATGAGTTAgggtttgtgtttgtgtttctAGGAACGTTATTCTTATTTCTTCTGTAACAATATGCAGATTTCCTGATGACATATATGACCGAATCTGGCAGCCATTTGGGCAAAGTAACACCACCACAGGTTTCAGAAATGTATCAGTTTCTGGTTtctggaatcatccaccattgAAGGTGTTTCAGACAGATTTATCAATCAATGAACCGAAATCGATTGAGTTATTCTGGCCTCCAATGTCTCTACCAAAGGCAACATACTATATTGCACTTTATTTTGCTGCAGATGGTAGTTCGACTCAAGGAAACTCGAGATTGTTCACCATAACTGTCAACAATCTTAACTACTTCCGAAATTTGAACGTGACCTCAGAAGGTTCAGTTGTATTCGCAAACCAGTGGCTCCTAGATGGAATCACTAACATCACATTAACTCCTGCTACTGGTTCAAACATTGGCCCTTTGATTAATGCTGGAGAAGTGTTTGAGGTTCTTCCCATTCAAAGAACTCTCACTCGAGACGGTTAGTTCAAACTATTCCTGTTTTATCAGCATCAAGACGaaagaaatttgatttttttttgttttctcttGTTTGCAGTAACTGCGATGGaacaaataaagaataatttacaGAACCCTCCTGTAGACTGGAATGGTGATCCGTGTTTACCAATTGACTATAGTTGGTCTGGAGTTGCTTGTTCCAAAGGACCTAGGATACGCATAACTGCTCTGTAAGCTTcgggatttttaattttttttttcagtaaTAGATTCTCGATTGTTCTATGACAATGTTTTTCTAATGTTTCAGAAACCTTACAAATTTCGGTCTATCAGGATCTCTATCAACCGACCTTACCAGATTGACTGCGTTAACAGACATGTAAGATCAGAATTCAGAACAACCTCTTCATTTGTATTTGTTTCGTCGACTATTAATTAAGGAACTAATGAGTGTTTATTAAATCGACAGATGGCTTGGAAACAACAGTTTGTCTGGTACAATTCCTAATGTCAGTTCATTGAAgcaattgaaaacattgtaagaGATTATTTAATATTGCTCTTTCATGCTTCTGAATATAGGAATAATATTGTGTCTTCTCTCTACACGCTTCCAAATTGTCATTAAGCCTGAAAACTGGTATTTTTTCACAAGCACAACTACAATCCCATGGAATTGTATGATGAATCATGATCTAAACTATTTTATGAATGGTATAGAGATTATTTTCTAGACTATTATGATTTTTGGCAAACATATTTAGATTTTTCCTGATCATGGTCCTATTATTTGATCGTTTCTTCCGACAAGAAGGAATTTGCTCCTATAACTTTGCCTTTTGGTATGACTAGGCATTTGGAATTCAATCAACTTACGGGAGAAATTCCACCTTTGCTTGGCGATATTGGGTCCTTGAATGAGCTGTAAGTTCTGTTTCCACACTACTATTCTTCTCCTTCAACAACCTCAAATGTCTCATATCTAGAAATTATTTATCCTTAGAGCTTGAATATTTTGTGGCACCACATGAGccaacaaattttaattttaagttatcAATACAAACAATGTCTAAAGTGGACTTATTCGATGAACCAAGGGATAAATAAACCCATCTTTTCTATTCAAATTAAATCATGTTTTATACATAGGAGACttaaaagtttgttttgtttgccAGTTTCTTACAGGGGAACAACTTAACAGGTGAAGTTCCAAGGAACCTTATAAAACCTGGATTGAATCTAAAGTAAGACAGTCAGTCAGACAAACAAATGTATTTTTGCtttcacatttattttattatcacatAGCTAACagagatgatgatgattccCTAAACAGGATTTCTCCTGGAAACCCATTGCTTATACCTCCACAATGAGTCAAATCCAACAAAACAACATCCAAGATGATATTATTGTACAGTTAGCTGAGAAGATTTGTTGCAGTCATTGTTTCTCAGCACCCATACAGAAATTAAAGGTTTAAAACTGTAATATTTTTACTGCCATAATCTATTCTTTTCACActgtatttttttcaattgtGTACAACTAATGTATCTGTATAATTATTATGTCATTATACATAATTGAGAGTAGTAAAGGCTTGTTGTTTACCTCGTATATTGCTGTCTCAGAAAACaatcttgtttttttaatactatTCTCTCTTATGAATTAGGATATAGTAATAACTAGTTATAagcttagt
This is a stretch of genomic DNA from Impatiens glandulifera chromosome 4, dImpGla2.1, whole genome shotgun sequence. It encodes these proteins:
- the LOC124934127 gene encoding probable LRR receptor-like serine/threonine-protein kinase At1g67720, translating into MPSISLFSIIFLLPLLNPVISQNPQPPAWTLIDCGSNVSSLIGDRQWVSDTAFVSTGTSKILETPMNDVVLSTARTFPLRGNVNRKFCYEVPVIRTRKYLVRTTFFYGQINGNGFPPVFDQIVDGTFWSSVNTTEDYLNHLASYYEGIFVAGGKNMSVCLAANNLTDSDPFISALELIPLGDSLYNSTDFGSFGLRLVARHSFGFNGPLIRFPDDIYDRIWQPFGQSNTTTGFRNVSVSGFWNHPPLKVFQTDLSINEPKSIELFWPPMSLPKATYYIALYFAADGSSTQGNSRLFTITVNNLNYFRNLNVTSEGSVVFANQWLLDGITNITLTPATGSNIGPLINAGEVFEVLPIQRTLTRDVTAMEQIKNNLQNPPVDWNGDPCLPIDYSWSGVACSKGPRIRITALNLTNFGLSGSLSTDLTRLTALTDIWLGNNSLSGTIPNVSSLKQLKTLHLEFNQLTGEIPPLLGDIGSLNELFLQGNNLTGEVPRNLIKPGLNLKISPGNPLLIPPQ